One genomic segment of Salinigranum rubrum includes these proteins:
- a CDS encoding FAD binding domain-containing protein has protein sequence MYPDEFEYHRASTVEEALDLLDEYPAAEILAGGHSLLPTMKSGLASPDHLVDIGHIDSMRGIDADGDTVSVGALTTYADVADSDVVREHASIVAETVHEIGDVQVRNRGTVGGNVAHADPASDLPGAMLAADATMVAHGPDGSRTIPVDDFFLGMYETALAEDELLTGVELPSQPDVVSAYAKKPSPSSGYAMVGVAVALSHDGGVVGDARVGANGVIDHGVRLEPVEEALEGEELDADTVENAAQRASVDDEWLPMEDLQASAEFREQLLRVYTERALTEVAERAGTVVVSA, from the coding sequence ATGTACCCCGACGAGTTCGAGTACCACCGCGCCTCGACGGTCGAGGAGGCGCTGGACCTGCTCGACGAGTACCCCGCTGCCGAGATTCTCGCCGGCGGCCACAGCCTGCTCCCGACGATGAAGTCCGGCCTCGCCAGCCCGGACCACCTCGTCGACATCGGCCACATCGACTCGATGCGCGGCATCGACGCCGACGGCGACACCGTCTCGGTCGGCGCGCTCACGACGTACGCCGACGTCGCCGACTCCGACGTGGTACGGGAGCACGCGAGCATCGTCGCCGAGACGGTCCACGAAATCGGCGACGTTCAGGTCCGAAACAGGGGGACCGTCGGCGGCAACGTCGCCCACGCCGACCCCGCCTCGGACCTCCCCGGTGCGATGCTCGCCGCCGACGCGACGATGGTCGCTCACGGACCCGACGGGTCCCGAACGATTCCCGTCGACGACTTCTTCCTGGGGATGTACGAGACCGCACTCGCGGAGGACGAACTGCTCACGGGCGTCGAACTCCCGTCGCAGCCGGACGTCGTCAGCGCCTACGCGAAGAAGCCGAGTCCGTCCTCGGGGTACGCGATGGTCGGCGTCGCCGTCGCGCTCTCTCACGACGGGGGCGTCGTCGGCGACGCTCGGGTCGGAGCGAACGGCGTCATCGACCACGGCGTCCGTCTCGAACCGGTCGAGGAGGCGCTCGAAGGGGAGGAACTCGACGCCGACACCGTCGAGAACGCCGCACAGCGAGCGAGTGTCGACGACGAATGGCTCCCGATGGAGGACCTCCAGGCGTCGGCGGAGTTCCGCGAACAGCTCCTCAGGGTGTACACCGAACGGGCGCTGACCGAGGTGGCCGAGCGAGCGGGGACGGTCGTCGTCTCGGCGTGA